A window from Sinanaerobacter sp. ZZT-01 encodes these proteins:
- a CDS encoding M14 family metallopeptidase: MNLIDLTQALKYRNEKIQGVVEIAEAGVQLPITVICGKEEGKTILITGGIHNAEYVGIQAALELSVFLKPSQISGNIIILPLVNRTGFEHRTKSCVYEDGKNLNREFPGNKEGTLAEKICYYIEKEVFSHIDYYIDLHCGDWHEELKSYVYCQGKADEETCRISEKMARQVNVKYIVQSQNGSGGAYNYAGSLGIPGILLERGNLGLWSQDEVKEDILDVKRILRAMGFLVGSAFEKTDQILIKEAFYEEAGKTGCWYPRHRAGDIVEENEVLGEIRDYFGNLLERHIAKARSVILYQIASLSVLEKETVIAYGKLFD; the protein is encoded by the coding sequence ATGAATCTAATTGACCTTACGCAAGCATTAAAATACAGAAACGAAAAAATTCAGGGAGTTGTGGAAATCGCAGAAGCAGGCGTTCAATTACCGATTACCGTTATCTGCGGAAAAGAAGAAGGAAAGACAATTTTAATAACAGGTGGCATTCATAATGCGGAGTATGTTGGAATACAGGCAGCACTTGAGTTGTCTGTTTTTTTAAAACCGAGTCAGATCAGCGGGAATATCATAATACTTCCATTGGTAAATCGAACCGGATTTGAGCATCGCACAAAAAGCTGTGTTTATGAGGATGGGAAAAATCTAAATCGTGAATTTCCCGGGAATAAAGAAGGAACATTGGCAGAAAAAATTTGTTATTACATAGAGAAAGAAGTTTTTTCTCATATCGATTATTATATTGACCTGCATTGTGGGGATTGGCATGAAGAATTAAAGTCCTATGTATATTGCCAGGGAAAAGCCGATGAAGAAACCTGCCGTATTTCCGAGAAGATGGCAAGGCAAGTGAATGTAAAATATATTGTGCAATCTCAGAACGGAAGTGGAGGTGCTTATAACTACGCGGGAAGCTTGGGAATCCCGGGTATTTTGCTTGAAAGAGGAAATCTGGGACTCTGGTCACAGGATGAAGTGAAGGAAGACATCTTGGATGTAAAAAGGATTTTAAGAGCAATGGGCTTTCTTGTGGGCAGTGCATTTGAGAAAACCGATCAAATCCTGATTAAGGAAGCGTTTTATGAAGAGGCAGGAAAAACAGGATGCTGGTACCCTCGGCACCGAGCCGGTGATATCGTTGAAGAAAATGAGGTATTAGGAGAAATCAGAGATTATTTTGGAAATTTACTGGAAAGACATATTGCAAAAGCAAGAAGTGTTATTTTGTATCAAATCGCAAGCTTGTCTGTTTTAGAAAAAGAAACGGTCATTGCTTACGGAAAGCTTTTCGATTAA
- a CDS encoding NAD(P)H-dependent glycerol-3-phosphate dehydrogenase, with product MNKKIAVLGAGSWGTALAVTLSANGHEVNMWDINEQHAQELRVNRENKRYLPEVSFPELLNIALESEQAIKGADIVLFSAPAQHFRSALENALPYLRKDMVLVNVAKGIEQKTLLRMSQIANEKLPDADYVVLSGPSHAEEVGKAMPTTVVSASKDIKLAEYIQDVFMSDTFRVYTNTDVVGVELGGALKNIIALGAGISDGMGFGDNAKAAMMTRGMTEMARLGVKLGAEEKTFSGLSGMGDLIVTCTSMHSRNRRCGIMIGEGLRPAEATQKVGMVVEGMFTTEAAYELAQKNGVEMPITEAIYQVVNDKMDARKAVTALMGRSKKHETEDLLIR from the coding sequence ATGAATAAAAAAATAGCAGTTTTGGGAGCTGGAAGCTGGGGAACCGCTTTAGCAGTTACTTTAAGCGCAAATGGTCATGAAGTAAATATGTGGGATATTAATGAACAGCATGCGCAGGAGCTGAGGGTGAACAGAGAAAATAAAAGATATTTACCGGAGGTCTCTTTCCCAGAATTATTAAATATTGCTCTGGAGTCGGAACAAGCGATAAAGGGTGCCGATATTGTACTGTTCTCAGCGCCGGCGCAGCATTTTCGAAGTGCTTTGGAAAATGCGCTTCCTTATTTGAGAAAAGATATGGTTCTCGTTAATGTTGCAAAAGGGATTGAACAGAAAACACTGCTTCGTATGTCTCAAATTGCAAATGAAAAGCTGCCGGATGCTGATTACGTTGTACTTTCCGGACCTTCTCATGCAGAAGAAGTAGGAAAAGCTATGCCAACTACTGTTGTATCTGCATCGAAAGACATCAAACTGGCGGAATACATTCAGGATGTTTTTATGTCTGATACATTTCGTGTTTATACGAATACAGACGTTGTCGGAGTGGAACTGGGAGGCGCATTAAAGAATATTATCGCTTTGGGAGCCGGAATTTCAGATGGTATGGGATTTGGTGACAATGCTAAGGCGGCAATGATGACTCGGGGAATGACAGAGATGGCTCGATTAGGCGTAAAGCTGGGAGCAGAGGAAAAAACGTTTTCCGGACTCAGCGGAATGGGTGACTTGATTGTAACCTGTACCAGTATGCACAGTAGAAACCGTCGCTGCGGTATCATGATTGGAGAAGGATTGCGCCCTGCAGAAGCAACGCAGAAAGTAGGTATGGTTGTAGAAGGAATGTTTACAACGGAAGCCGCTTATGAGCTTGCACAAAAAAATGGTGTGGAAATGCCGATTACCGAAGCAATTTATCAAGTTGTAAACGATAAAATGGATGCGAGAAAAGCCGTTACTGCATTAATGGGCCGCAGCAAAAAACACGAAACAGAAGATTTACTGATTCGTTAA
- the der gene encoding ribosome biogenesis GTPase Der, whose translation MNKPIVAVVGRPNVGKSTFFNKIVGRRVSIVEDTPGVTRDRIYAEAEWRDTPFILIDTGGIEPDSDDIILSQMRAQAEIAMETAQVILFLVDGRSGVTSADREVASMLRRKGKDVILVANKIDTPKLPDDFYDFYELGLGDPIAISAANMLGLGDLLEMIIEKFPQNEDAMEEDDRTNIAIIGKPNVGKSSLINAFLGENRVIVSNIAGTTRDSIDTPFTHGEDSFLLIDTAGIRRKSKVIQDIERYSVIRAISAIERCDVCFLMIDAQEGVTEQDKKIAGVAHESGKGMIIVVNKWDLVEKETNTMRDFEREIREELPFMTYAPIVFISVLKNQRLEKLINMAKMVADKRAMRVPTGQLNSLIVDATMMQSPPSDKGKRLKIYYVTQVAVKPPLFSFKINDRELMHFSYARYLENKIREGFGFEGTSIKFVFREKGESVNE comes from the coding sequence ATGAATAAACCAATAGTCGCTGTTGTAGGCAGACCAAACGTAGGAAAATCGACTTTTTTTAATAAAATAGTAGGCAGGAGAGTATCAATTGTAGAAGATACGCCGGGAGTAACTCGAGATCGCATCTATGCAGAAGCAGAATGGAGAGATACTCCGTTTATTTTAATTGATACGGGTGGCATTGAGCCGGATTCAGATGATATTATTCTATCTCAGATGCGTGCACAAGCAGAGATTGCAATGGAAACGGCGCAAGTCATTTTATTTCTAGTAGATGGAAGATCTGGTGTGACTTCAGCGGATCGGGAAGTCGCGTCGATGCTGCGTCGAAAGGGTAAGGATGTTATTTTAGTTGCGAATAAGATTGATACTCCGAAGCTCCCAGATGATTTCTATGATTTTTATGAATTGGGTTTAGGTGATCCAATTGCTATTTCTGCGGCAAATATGCTGGGACTGGGTGACCTTTTAGAGATGATCATTGAAAAATTTCCGCAAAATGAGGATGCAATGGAAGAAGATGACAGAACAAACATAGCAATTATAGGGAAACCAAATGTCGGAAAATCTTCTTTAATCAATGCATTTTTAGGAGAAAATCGTGTGATTGTCAGTAACATTGCAGGAACGACACGAGATTCGATTGATACCCCATTTACGCATGGAGAAGATTCTTTTTTATTAATTGATACGGCAGGGATACGTCGAAAGAGTAAAGTAATTCAGGATATTGAACGCTACAGTGTAATACGTGCTATTTCAGCAATTGAACGCTGTGATGTTTGTTTCCTGATGATAGATGCCCAAGAGGGTGTTACAGAACAGGATAAAAAAATTGCAGGTGTTGCGCACGAATCCGGAAAAGGAATGATTATCGTTGTAAACAAATGGGATTTGGTAGAAAAAGAAACGAATACAATGCGAGATTTTGAAAGAGAAATTCGTGAAGAGCTGCCCTTTATGACATATGCGCCTATCGTATTTATTTCTGTTTTAAAAAATCAACGGTTGGAAAAACTAATCAACATGGCAAAAATGGTTGCAGACAAACGAGCGATGCGTGTTCCAACTGGGCAGCTGAACAGCTTGATTGTTGATGCGACCATGATGCAGTCTCCTCCTTCGGATAAAGGAAAACGTTTGAAAATTTATTATGTTACGCAGGTTGCAGTGAAACCGCCGCTTTTCTCGTTTAAGATTAATGATCGGGAATTGATGCATTTTTCCTATGCCCGTTATTTAGAAAATAAGATAAGAGAAGGTTTTGGCTTTGAAGGTACTTCTATAAAATTTGTATTTAGAGAGAAAGGTGAGTCCGTGAATGAGTAA
- the trkA gene encoding Trk system potassium transporter TrkA: protein MKVAIIGAGKLGITITEALLSGDNEVTLVDKNSDLLQKINSQLDLLTVNANAKQISFMEEINIWTYDYLVAVTDNDEKNMVICSFAKHLGCPKVIARIRDPEHVKQIQIIKEALNIDFIVNPDMSISNEIYKYLVEKYTLNNGCYSSGKIAVIEFSTDKLPVLIDKPIHNVTKILGDMQVTAISRNGKVIIPRGDTIILDGDRLYVLGLDEHIQKLNDIVHDKDQYTDLQRVMIAGGGKAGFYLAQKLSAFGVAVKIIEIDKSRCQYLSEHLDNVMVLHGDATDPNLLEEENINEMDAFITLTGFDEENLLLALMAKQHNIEDVVAKVSRKSYADLIEKMGISMALNPLDMSATNILRYIQGSTHIIFSQLIQGQAEFIELVADQKMRLLNQPLKNLELPNGVIIAAIHRGEEAIIPNGDTVIKNGDRIIILSLLSNIPNLEKLFRSKRSRFFK from the coding sequence ATGAAAGTGGCAATTATCGGTGCCGGTAAATTAGGCATCACAATTACAGAAGCGCTCTTAAGCGGTGACAATGAAGTAACCTTAGTTGATAAAAACAGCGATTTACTGCAAAAAATAAACAGCCAGCTTGATTTATTAACTGTAAATGCAAACGCGAAACAAATTTCTTTTATGGAAGAGATCAATATATGGACTTATGATTATCTGGTTGCTGTTACCGATAACGATGAGAAAAATATGGTTATCTGTTCCTTTGCAAAACACTTGGGGTGCCCAAAGGTCATTGCCCGTATTCGTGATCCGGAACATGTAAAACAAATTCAGATCATTAAAGAAGCCCTAAACATAGATTTCATAGTAAATCCCGACATGTCCATTTCCAATGAAATATATAAATACCTTGTTGAGAAATATACACTGAATAATGGGTGTTATTCTAGTGGAAAGATTGCAGTCATTGAATTTTCAACAGATAAGCTTCCTGTATTGATTGACAAGCCCATTCACAATGTTACAAAGATATTAGGAGATATGCAAGTCACCGCTATTTCCAGAAATGGAAAAGTCATCATTCCGAGGGGTGATACAATTATTTTAGACGGCGACCGTCTCTACGTTTTAGGACTTGATGAGCACATTCAAAAGCTCAATGACATTGTACATGATAAAGATCAGTATACTGATTTACAACGTGTTATGATCGCCGGCGGCGGAAAAGCGGGATTTTATCTTGCACAAAAATTATCTGCTTTTGGCGTTGCAGTTAAAATCATCGAAATTGATAAGTCACGCTGTCAGTATCTCTCAGAGCACCTAGATAACGTCATGGTGCTTCATGGTGACGCAACTGACCCTAACCTATTGGAAGAAGAAAATATCAATGAAATGGATGCTTTTATTACGCTTACCGGATTTGATGAAGAAAATCTCTTGCTCGCTTTAATGGCAAAACAACATAATATTGAAGATGTAGTAGCAAAAGTAAGTCGAAAAAGCTATGCCGATTTAATTGAAAAAATGGGAATCAGTATGGCATTGAATCCTTTGGATATGTCCGCTACCAATATTCTGCGCTATATTCAAGGTTCTACGCACATTATATTTTCGCAGCTCATTCAAGGACAAGCAGAATTTATTGAATTGGTTGCGGATCAAAAAATGCGCCTTTTAAATCAACCACTTAAAAATTTGGAATTACCGAATGGTGTTATCATTGCTGCTATCCATCGAGGCGAAGAAGCAATCATTCCAAATGGGGATACGGTGATCAAAAACGGGGATCGTATTATCATACTATCTTTACTATCTAATATCCCAAACCTTGAAAAATTATTTCGTTCAAAACGGTCACGCTTTTTTAAATAA
- the plsY gene encoding glycerol-3-phosphate 1-O-acyltransferase PlsY, which produces MSNPLYLIISVILSYFIGNISPAILIAKASGIDIRSQGSGNAGSTNVLRVLGKKAAIATLAIDILKGVTAVLLGRYIGGQSVAVFCGVAVFIGHIWPLLFGFRGGKGIATGFGAIVSIEPILGLEIAVIALLGIVFSKRVAVGSVLAAAALPFLAYYMHPEYLLWSSAMGVIAIFKHRQNIKRILHGEEAKITLKK; this is translated from the coding sequence ATGAGTAATCCGCTTTATTTAATAATTTCGGTTATACTTTCCTATTTCATAGGAAATATTTCACCTGCCATTTTAATTGCAAAAGCATCAGGGATTGATATTCGCTCGCAGGGTAGTGGAAATGCAGGAAGTACCAATGTTCTCCGTGTATTAGGGAAAAAAGCGGCGATAGCGACATTAGCGATTGATATACTAAAAGGTGTGACTGCGGTTCTTTTAGGTCGTTACATAGGAGGGCAATCCGTTGCTGTTTTTTGCGGTGTAGCGGTATTTATCGGACACATCTGGCCCCTTCTATTTGGATTTCGGGGAGGAAAAGGGATTGCAACCGGGTTTGGAGCAATTGTAAGCATAGAGCCGATTTTGGGTTTAGAGATTGCGGTAATTGCCCTTTTGGGAATCGTCTTTTCCAAGAGAGTTGCTGTTGGATCTGTATTAGCTGCTGCGGCACTTCCGTTTTTGGCTTATTATATGCATCCTGAGTATTTACTTTGGTCGTCAGCGATGGGAGTAATAGCCATTTTCAAACATCGTCAGAATATCAAACGTATTCTGCATGGAGAAGAAGCAAAAATAACTTTAAAAAAATAA
- the miaB gene encoding tRNA (N6-isopentenyl adenosine(37)-C2)-methylthiotransferase MiaB: MENNQPSSFFIQTFGCQMNERDSETIAGMLAERGFTTAKTKKDADIVILNTCSVRENADKRFFGILGQLKKIKEERPSFVVAVCGCMMQQQHIIDTLKSKYPWVDLVFGTHNIHAFPQLIEGVLAERKKIVDVWEEAGAVVEGLPAKRLYPFKAFVNIMYGCNNFCTYCIVPYTRGRERSRRPEEIISEVEQLVAAGVKEVTLLGQNVNSYGVSSHGSDYCAPKENGMDFAGLIYALNEVDGLERIRFMTSHPKDLSDHLIQAFRDCDKLCKHIHLPVQSGSTNLLKKMNRNYTKEQYLHLIEKLRKAVPDIAITTDIIVGFPGETEEDFSETLDLVQTAQFDSAFTFLYSIRKGTPAANLTDQISESVKHERFNRLVELMNGITAQINKSYEKTVQKVLVEGTSKTDKTTYTGRTDSLKIVNFKGNSALIGEIVEVKITEGKTFSLTGEVIS; this comes from the coding sequence ATGGAAAATAATCAGCCAAGCAGTTTTTTTATACAGACCTTTGGTTGCCAGATGAACGAGCGTGATTCCGAAACGATCGCGGGTATGCTTGCAGAGCGTGGATTTACGACAGCAAAAACGAAAAAAGATGCAGATATCGTAATCTTAAATACATGTAGTGTGAGAGAAAATGCGGATAAGCGTTTTTTCGGCATTTTAGGGCAGCTGAAGAAAATAAAAGAAGAAAGACCGTCATTTGTTGTCGCCGTCTGTGGCTGTATGATGCAGCAGCAGCACATTATTGACACTCTGAAAAGCAAATATCCATGGGTTGACTTAGTTTTTGGGACGCATAACATCCACGCTTTTCCCCAGCTGATTGAGGGGGTTCTTGCAGAACGTAAAAAAATTGTCGATGTTTGGGAAGAAGCCGGAGCTGTAGTGGAGGGATTACCAGCTAAGCGGCTTTATCCTTTTAAAGCTTTTGTTAACATAATGTACGGATGTAACAATTTTTGTACTTACTGCATCGTTCCTTATACGAGAGGAAGAGAGCGAAGCAGAAGACCGGAGGAAATTATTTCCGAAGTGGAGCAATTAGTTGCTGCGGGTGTAAAAGAAGTGACTTTATTGGGTCAAAATGTCAATTCTTATGGGGTCAGCTCCCACGGAAGTGACTATTGTGCGCCAAAAGAAAACGGGATGGACTTTGCCGGACTGATTTATGCACTGAATGAAGTGGATGGATTAGAACGCATTCGATTTATGACCTCGCATCCAAAGGATTTGTCAGACCATTTGATTCAGGCCTTTCGAGATTGTGATAAACTTTGCAAACATATTCATTTACCGGTTCAGTCTGGAAGCACAAATTTACTGAAGAAAATGAATCGAAACTATACAAAAGAACAGTATCTGCATTTGATTGAAAAACTTCGTAAAGCAGTTCCGGATATAGCGATTACCACTGATATTATTGTAGGTTTTCCGGGAGAGACAGAAGAAGATTTTTCTGAAACTTTGGATCTAGTGCAAACCGCACAGTTTGATTCTGCTTTTACATTTTTATATTCCATAAGAAAGGGAACACCTGCCGCAAACCTTACGGATCAAATTTCTGAGTCGGTGAAGCACGAGCGCTTTAATCGTCTGGTAGAGTTGATGAATGGGATAACCGCTCAGATTAATAAGAGCTATGAGAAAACCGTGCAAAAAGTATTGGTAGAAGGAACGAGCAAGACCGACAAAACGACTTATACCGGAAGGACGGATTCTTTAAAGATAGTCAATTTTAAAGGAAACAGTGCGTTAATCGGTGAGATCGTAGAAGTGAAAATTACAGAAGGAAAGACGTTTAGTTTGACCGGAGAAGTCATCTCATAA
- a CDS encoding MBL fold metallo-hydrolase, with protein MKIKRFIGGNLESNGYVLYDKEGGEAFIIDPGYLPERFLKSCSALNLSVKGILLTHHHYDHVGAVERLKKEWNCPVYLHWQDIEQYKKNVDGMLEGGEVFLLGEEEIRVIHTPGHTHGSVCFFSEKSKCVFTGDTIFNIDLGRTDLADGSEQEMRRTVREIISRWNNDITIYPGHGDSATMKYVHMHNREYLDLL; from the coding sequence ATGAAAATTAAACGGTTTATCGGAGGAAATTTAGAGAGTAATGGTTATGTGCTTTATGATAAAGAAGGCGGAGAAGCTTTTATTATTGATCCCGGTTATCTGCCGGAACGATTTCTAAAGAGTTGTTCTGCTTTAAATTTATCAGTAAAGGGCATTTTGCTTACGCACCATCATTACGATCATGTGGGAGCGGTAGAACGCTTAAAAAAGGAATGGAACTGTCCGGTTTACCTGCATTGGCAGGATATCGAGCAGTATAAAAAAAATGTAGACGGAATGCTTGAAGGTGGAGAGGTCTTCCTTTTAGGTGAAGAAGAAATTCGAGTGATACATACACCGGGGCATACCCATGGCAGTGTATGCTTTTTTTCAGAAAAAAGCAAATGTGTATTTACGGGAGACACTATATTTAATATAGATCTCGGACGTACGGATTTGGCAGATGGCTCAGAGCAGGAGATGCGCCGCACTGTAAGGGAAATTATTTCAAGATGGAATAACGATATCACAATCTATCCAGGGCATGGAGATTCTGCAACGATGAAGTATGTACATATGCATAATAGGGAATACTTAGATTTACTATAA